Proteins found in one Limnobaculum xujianqingii genomic segment:
- a CDS encoding IS1 family transposase, giving the protein MVWDAYKLMTTPECKYCGQKEHIRKHGKGSTGAQRYQCVACDKTFQQKYIYIAYQPEAMEEIIARYQTGESTQQISEHMKANMSTVKRCLGQADLLEKV; this is encoded by the coding sequence ATGGTATGGGATGCATACAAATTAATGACGACACCGGAATGTAAATACTGCGGTCAAAAAGAACATATCCGTAAACATGGTAAAGGTAGTACAGGTGCACAGCGTTACCAATGTGTGGCCTGCGATAAAACATTTCAGCAGAAATACATTTATATCGCCTATCAACCGGAAGCGATGGAAGAGATTATTGCTCGTTACCAGACAGGGGAATCTACTCAGCAAATTAGCGAACATATGAAAGCTAATATGAGTACGGTGAAACGCTGTCTGGGACAGGCGGATCTGCTTGAAAAAGTTTGA
- a CDS encoding NarK family nitrate/nitrite MFS transporter, whose product MNNQSATQSPNNRALIQDWKPEDPKFWRTTGRKIAQRNLWISVPCLLLGFCVWMLFSAVTINLNKVGFQFNTDQLFMLTALPSISGAILRVPYSFVIPIFGGRRWTAFSTVILVIPCIWLGIAVQDLSTSYNTFVMISLLCGFGGANFASSMANISFFFPKERQGGALGINGGLGNLGVSVMQLVAPLVVTLAVFGGAGQAIGGGETLWLQNAAFVWIPLLLIFTLAAWFGMNDLSAAKASLKDQLPVLKSGHLWLMSLLYLATFGSFIGFSAGFAMLSKTQFPDVNILHFAFFGPLFGALARPVGGMLSDRFRGTRVTLINFIFMAIFVALLFTTLPGEGKSGSFMAFFAVFMGLFLTAGLGSGSTFQMISVIFRLITVQKVKARGGSDQEAQREAATDSAAALGFISAIGAVGGFFIPKAFGTSLHMTGSAVGALDLFLVFYIVCVVITWGVYGRRKG is encoded by the coding sequence ATGAATAACCAATCTGCCACTCAATCCCCTAACAATCGGGCATTGATTCAGGACTGGAAACCGGAGGATCCGAAATTTTGGCGAACCACAGGCCGAAAAATTGCACAACGTAATTTATGGATTTCCGTTCCCTGCCTGTTATTGGGGTTCTGTGTCTGGATGTTATTCAGCGCGGTAACCATTAATCTGAATAAAGTTGGCTTCCAGTTCAATACCGATCAGTTGTTTATGTTGACGGCGTTACCTTCCATTTCCGGTGCCATATTACGGGTACCTTACTCCTTTGTAATCCCTATTTTTGGTGGTCGTCGTTGGACCGCGTTCAGTACCGTGATTCTGGTGATCCCTTGTATTTGGCTGGGGATTGCGGTGCAGGATCTTTCCACCTCTTACAATACCTTTGTGATGATCTCTTTGCTGTGTGGTTTTGGTGGCGCTAACTTCGCTTCCAGCATGGCGAATATCAGCTTTTTCTTTCCCAAAGAGCGTCAGGGTGGGGCGTTAGGTATTAACGGCGGTTTAGGTAATCTGGGGGTTAGCGTTATGCAACTGGTTGCCCCGTTGGTCGTTACCTTAGCGGTTTTTGGTGGTGCAGGTCAGGCTATCGGTGGTGGTGAAACGCTGTGGTTACAAAACGCGGCTTTTGTCTGGATCCCGTTACTGTTGATTTTTACTCTGGCGGCCTGGTTTGGCATGAACGATCTGTCGGCGGCTAAGGCATCGTTGAAAGATCAACTGCCGGTGTTGAAGAGCGGACACCTGTGGTTAATGAGCCTGTTATATCTGGCAACTTTTGGCTCGTTTATCGGTTTTTCTGCCGGTTTTGCCATGCTGTCAAAAACTCAGTTTCCGGATGTGAATATTCTGCACTTTGCCTTTTTTGGCCCGTTGTTTGGCGCTCTGGCTCGTCCGGTTGGCGGCATGTTATCTGACCGTTTTCGCGGTACCCGGGTTACGCTGATTAACTTTATCTTTATGGCGATTTTCGTGGCGTTGCTGTTTACCACTTTACCGGGTGAGGGTAAGTCCGGTTCGTTTATGGCTTTCTTTGCGGTATTTATGGGGTTGTTCCTGACGGCAGGTTTGGGTAGTGGTTCCACTTTCCAGATGATCTCAGTGATTTTTCGTCTGATTACGGTGCAGAAGGTGAAAGCGCGCGGCGGTAGCGATCAGGAAGCACAGCGTGAAGCCGCGACAGATTCAGCGGCAGCGTTAGGATTCATTTCAGCCATTGGCGCAGTGGGCGGATTTTTTATTCCTAAAGCGTTTGGTACCTCGTTACATATGACAGGATCGGCAGTTGGCGCGTTGGACCTGTTTTTGGTGTTTTATATTGTTTGTGTGGTGATAACGTGGGGAGTGTATGGGAGACGGAAGGGGTAG
- a CDS encoding response regulator transcription factor, protein MSTWLIVDDHPAICFAVKAILAPLGDNTIISATDGITALAQIKEKRPQLVILDIMLNKMDGLQILQHLRQLENPGKVIIYTSLPAETYAERAWRAGASGFFGKDQDISQLASMCQLVLQGYHCFPDFMTESLQRVVEPEEKDKHALARLSDRELTVLRYLSEGLSNKDIADRLILSNKTISTYKSRLMEKLQLNSAEELVTFFDNYSASERPDEDQ, encoded by the coding sequence ATGAGTACCTGGCTAATTGTTGACGATCACCCGGCAATCTGTTTTGCGGTTAAAGCAATTCTTGCTCCTTTGGGCGATAACACCATTATCAGTGCCACCGACGGCATAACCGCGCTGGCTCAGATAAAAGAGAAGCGACCGCAGTTGGTGATTTTGGATATCATGCTGAATAAGATGGATGGCCTGCAAATTTTGCAGCATCTGCGTCAGTTAGAAAATCCGGGCAAAGTGATTATCTATACCAGTTTACCGGCAGAAACCTATGCCGAACGCGCATGGCGTGCCGGAGCCAGTGGCTTCTTTGGTAAAGATCAAGACATCAGTCAACTGGCCTCCATGTGCCAGTTGGTATTACAGGGCTATCACTGCTTCCCTGACTTTATGACCGAGTCTCTGCAGCGAGTCGTGGAGCCGGAAGAAAAAGATAAGCATGCACTGGCGCGCTTGTCCGATCGCGAATTAACCGTTTTACGCTACTTATCCGAAGGATTAAGTAATAAAGATATTGCTGACAGGCTAATACTCAGTAATAAAACCATCAGTACCTATAAGTCGCGCCTGATGGAAAAATTGCAGTTAAACAGTGCAGAAGAGCTGGTTACTTTCTTCGATAATTATTCTGCCAGTGAGCGACCTGATGAAGATCAATAA
- the narJ gene encoding nitrate reductase molybdenum cofactor assembly chaperone codes for MISLKILSYLLEYPDRALWQGADELLAATAEADELTAEQKSTLAALIHWRCQGSLLDAQEEYSSLFDRGRATSLLLFEHVHGESRDRGQAMVDLLDQYKQAGLQIDSCELPDHLPLFLEFLSVLDESQARGWLQDIAAILALLGARLHERDSGYAALFDLLTDISGSEARSANLKETVAAEARDDTPQALDAVWEEEQVKFIDAQSQNECGNSAQQAHQRRFAGAVAPQYLSVESASARTGGNPV; via the coding sequence ATGATCAGTTTAAAAATACTCTCTTACTTGCTGGAGTACCCGGATCGGGCGCTGTGGCAGGGAGCAGATGAACTGCTTGCTGCGACCGCTGAAGCGGATGAACTAACTGCGGAGCAGAAAAGTACACTGGCGGCGCTGATCCACTGGCGTTGTCAGGGCAGCTTGCTGGATGCTCAGGAAGAGTACAGTAGCCTGTTCGATCGCGGCAGAGCAACATCGCTATTGCTGTTTGAACATGTACACGGTGAATCGCGGGATCGCGGTCAGGCGATGGTGGATCTGCTGGATCAGTATAAGCAGGCCGGTTTACAAATTGACAGCTGTGAACTGCCGGACCATTTACCACTGTTTCTTGAGTTTCTGTCGGTTTTAGATGAATCACAGGCACGTGGCTGGCTGCAGGATATTGCTGCCATTCTTGCGCTGTTGGGAGCTCGTTTGCATGAACGCGATAGCGGCTATGCCGCGCTGTTCGATCTGTTAACCGATATCTCCGGTAGCGAAGCCCGTAGCGCAAACCTGAAAGAAACCGTTGCGGCAGAAGCCCGGGACGATACCCCACAAGCTCTTGATGCCGTATGGGAAGAGGAGCAGGTGAAATTTATTGATGCACAAAGTCAGAATGAGTGCGGTAATTCTGCACAGCAGGCTCACCAGCGGCGTTTTGCCGGTGCCGTTGCTCCGCAATATCTGAGTGTTGAATCAGCCTCGGCGCGAACCGGAGGAAACCCTGTATGA
- a CDS encoding KilA-N domain-containing protein, which translates to MWEKINNPDFNSPEFGGIKNEAGRNSFYLSAKKWCDVTGAIGLNAKAGRYGGTYAHRDIAFEFGSWLSPEFKLYLIKEFQRLKDEEARTISLEWSFQRTLAKVNYRIHTDAIKERLIPPQLTKAQMVTVYASEADLLNVALFGMTAAQWRQTNPEQSGNMRDFATLEQLVILSNLESINSVFIHQGLTAQERLSQLNTIAITQMHSLIGLAEIKKLGNRPK; encoded by the coding sequence GTGTGGGAAAAAATCAACAATCCTGATTTTAATTCCCCCGAATTCGGGGGAATTAAAAATGAAGCTGGCCGAAACAGTTTCTACCTCTCAGCAAAAAAGTGGTGCGATGTTACAGGCGCAATTGGCTTAAACGCTAAAGCAGGACGCTACGGTGGCACTTACGCCCACCGAGATATCGCTTTTGAGTTCGGTTCATGGCTCAGCCCAGAATTCAAATTGTATCTGATCAAGGAATTTCAGAGGCTTAAAGATGAAGAAGCTCGAACGATTTCACTGGAATGGAGTTTTCAACGTACACTGGCAAAGGTCAATTACCGCATTCACACTGACGCCATCAAAGAGCGATTAATCCCACCACAGCTAACCAAAGCACAGATGGTTACCGTCTACGCCAGCGAAGCCGATTTACTTAATGTTGCTCTGTTCGGCATGACAGCCGCCCAATGGAGACAAACAAATCCTGAACAATCCGGCAATATGCGAGACTTCGCTACACTTGAACAGTTAGTTATTCTATCCAATCTGGAGAGCATCAACTCTGTCTTCATTCATCAGGGACTGACAGCACAAGAACGGCTGTCACAGTTAAATACGATTGCTATCACACAGATGCACTCACTGATAGGTCTGGCAGAAATCAAGAAATTGGGAAATAGACCGAAATAG
- a CDS encoding nitrate reductase subunit alpha: protein MSKFLDRFRYFKQLGDTFADGHGQELNVNRDWEDGYRSRWQHDKIVRSTHGVNCTGSCSWKIYVKNGLVTWETQQTDYPRTRPDLPNHEPRGCPRGASYSWYLYSANRLKYPLMRKRLIKLWREAKKQYSDPVEAWGSIVEDAEKTKNYKQIRGRGGFVRSDWQEVNELIAAANVYTAKQYGPDRIVGFSPIPAMSMVSYAAGTRYLALIGGINLSFYDWYCDLPPASPMTWGEQTDVPESADWYNSSYIIAWGSNVPQTRTPDAHFFTEVRYKGTKTIAITPDYSEIAKLCDQWLSPKQGTDSAISLAMGHVILKEFHLDKPSDYFTDYVRRYTDLPMLVMLEPREEGYYAAGRLLRADDLVGKLGQDNNPEWKTVAINQATGELTAPQGSIGFRWGEKGKWNLEQKDGKDQQEIALQLSLLGQHDEVATVGFPYFGGIENENFKSVELQEVLHHQLPVKRLQLADGSSALVTSVYDLMMANYGIDRGLNDENCAKDYDDVKAYTPAWAEQITGVNRQNIIRIAREFADNADKTHGCSMIIVGAGLNHWYHMDMQYRGLINMLIFCGCIGKSGGGWAHYVGQEKLRPQTGWLPLAFALDWQRPPRHMNTTSFIYNHSSQWRYETLATEELLSPLADKSRFSGNLIDFNVRAERMGWLPSAPQLNTNPLKIAEMARAAGQSPVDYTVDSLKNGNLSFAAEDPDNPQNFPRNLFIWRSNLLGSSGKGHEYMLKYLLGTEHGIQGMDLGQQGATKPEEVQWCDDAGQGKLDLVVTLDFRMSSTCLYSDIVLPTATWYEKDDMNTSDMHPFIHPLSAAVDPAWESKSDWEIYKGIAKKFSEVAVGHLGVETDVVTLPIQHDSAAELAQPYGVKDWKKGECDLIPGKTAPHIMVVERDYPNTYARYTALGPLMDKLGNGGKGISWNTQTEVEFLKKLNYVQTDGAAAGRPKIETAIDAAEVVLSLAPETNGQVAVKAWEALGQITGRDHRHLALNKEDEKIRFRDIQAQPRKIISSPTWSGLEDEHVSYSAGYTNVHELIPWRTISGRQQLYQDHEWMRAFGESLLVYRPPIDTRAAKPLLNAKPNGYPEKALNFLTPHQKWGIHSTYSDNLLMLTLSRGGPIIWISEEDAKSLGIEDNDWIEAFNSNGSLSARAVVSQRIPSGMTMMYHAQERIINLPGSEITGQRAGIHNSVTRVSPKPTHMIGGYAQLAYGFNYYGTVGSNRDEFVVIRKMKNINWLDDEGHDQVQQDTKREKAQ, encoded by the coding sequence ATGAGTAAATTTCTCGATAGGTTCCGCTATTTTAAGCAGTTGGGTGATACCTTCGCCGATGGGCATGGTCAGGAGTTGAATGTTAACCGAGATTGGGAAGATGGTTATCGTTCACGCTGGCAGCATGACAAGATTGTTCGTTCTACCCATGGTGTTAACTGTACCGGTTCCTGTAGCTGGAAGATCTATGTCAAAAACGGTTTGGTCACCTGGGAAACCCAGCAAACCGATTATCCTCGTACCCGCCCCGACTTACCTAACCATGAACCACGCGGCTGCCCGCGTGGTGCCAGTTATTCATGGTATCTGTATAGTGCAAACCGCCTGAAATACCCTCTGATGCGTAAGCGCCTGATTAAGCTCTGGCGTGAAGCGAAAAAGCAATATAGCGATCCGGTTGAAGCCTGGGGCTCGATTGTTGAAGATGCAGAAAAAACCAAAAACTATAAGCAGATTCGCGGTCGTGGCGGCTTTGTGCGTTCTGACTGGCAGGAAGTGAATGAGCTGATCGCTGCGGCTAACGTTTATACCGCTAAACAATATGGCCCGGACCGGATTGTTGGTTTTTCGCCTATTCCGGCCATGTCGATGGTCTCTTATGCCGCAGGAACGCGCTATCTGGCGTTGATTGGTGGTATTAATCTGAGCTTCTACGACTGGTATTGCGATTTACCTCCGGCATCACCGATGACCTGGGGGGAGCAGACTGATGTTCCGGAATCTGCCGACTGGTATAACTCCTCTTATATTATTGCCTGGGGTTCAAACGTACCCCAAACCCGGACGCCGGATGCGCACTTCTTTACTGAGGTTCGCTACAAGGGCACCAAGACCATTGCCATTACTCCGGACTATTCTGAAATCGCCAAGCTGTGCGATCAGTGGCTGAGTCCGAAACAGGGTACCGACAGTGCCATTTCGCTGGCAATGGGTCATGTGATCCTGAAAGAGTTCCATCTGGATAAGCCAAGTGACTATTTCACTGACTATGTGCGTCGCTATACCGATTTACCAATGCTGGTGATGCTGGAGCCGCGTGAAGAGGGTTATTATGCTGCCGGACGCTTGCTGCGTGCTGACGACTTAGTTGGAAAGCTGGGTCAGGACAATAACCCGGAGTGGAAAACCGTTGCCATTAATCAGGCCACCGGTGAACTGACCGCGCCACAGGGCTCGATTGGTTTCCGTTGGGGCGAGAAAGGCAAATGGAATTTGGAGCAGAAAGACGGCAAAGATCAGCAGGAGATAGCATTACAGCTTAGCCTGTTGGGTCAGCATGATGAAGTAGCGACCGTTGGTTTCCCTTATTTTGGCGGCATTGAGAACGAAAACTTCAAAAGCGTTGAGCTGCAGGAAGTGCTTCATCACCAATTGCCGGTTAAGCGCCTGCAACTGGCGGATGGCAGCAGTGCATTAGTGACCAGCGTTTACGATTTAATGATGGCTAACTACGGCATCGATCGTGGTCTGAATGATGAAAACTGCGCTAAAGATTATGACGATGTGAAAGCCTATACGCCAGCGTGGGCAGAGCAGATCACCGGTGTTAATCGTCAGAACATTATTCGTATTGCCCGCGAATTTGCCGACAACGCAGACAAAACTCACGGTTGCTCAATGATTATTGTCGGTGCCGGTTTAAACCACTGGTACCACATGGATATGCAGTATCGTGGCTTAATCAATATGCTGATTTTCTGCGGCTGTATCGGTAAGAGCGGTGGTGGCTGGGCTCACTATGTAGGACAAGAGAAGCTGCGCCCACAAACCGGTTGGCTACCGCTGGCGTTTGCCCTCGACTGGCAGCGTCCACCGCGTCATATGAATACCACGTCATTCATCTATAACCACTCCAGCCAGTGGCGTTATGAAACGCTGGCAACAGAAGAACTGCTGTCTCCACTGGCGGATAAATCCCGCTTTAGCGGTAACCTGATCGACTTTAACGTACGGGCTGAACGTATGGGCTGGCTGCCTTCGGCGCCTCAGCTTAATACTAACCCGTTAAAAATTGCAGAGATGGCCCGTGCTGCAGGTCAAAGCCCGGTGGATTACACGGTAGACAGCCTGAAGAACGGCAATCTGAGTTTTGCCGCTGAAGACCCGGATAACCCGCAAAACTTCCCGCGTAACCTGTTTATCTGGCGTTCTAACTTACTGGGATCTTCCGGTAAGGGGCATGAGTACATGCTGAAATATCTGCTGGGTACCGAACACGGTATTCAGGGGATGGATCTGGGCCAGCAAGGTGCGACTAAACCTGAAGAAGTACAGTGGTGCGACGATGCCGGACAAGGAAAGTTGGACCTGGTGGTCACGCTGGATTTCCGTATGTCCAGCACCTGTCTCTATTCCGATATCGTATTACCAACCGCGACCTGGTACGAAAAAGACGATATGAACACCTCGGATATGCATCCGTTTATCCACCCGCTGTCTGCGGCGGTAGATCCTGCCTGGGAGTCAAAAAGCGACTGGGAGATCTATAAGGGTATCGCGAAAAAGTTCTCCGAAGTGGCAGTAGGACACTTGGGGGTAGAAACCGACGTAGTAACGCTGCCGATTCAGCACGACTCTGCCGCTGAACTGGCGCAGCCTTATGGTGTGAAGGACTGGAAAAAAGGCGAATGCGATCTGATTCCGGGAAAAACCGCACCGCACATTATGGTGGTAGAGCGCGATTATCCGAATACCTATGCCCGTTATACCGCGTTAGGACCACTGATGGACAAACTGGGCAACGGTGGCAAAGGCATTAGCTGGAATACCCAAACCGAAGTGGAATTCCTGAAAAAACTTAACTATGTGCAGACCGACGGTGCAGCCGCAGGGCGACCTAAAATTGAAACTGCCATTGATGCCGCAGAGGTCGTGTTGTCTCTGGCACCGGAAACCAACGGTCAGGTAGCGGTTAAAGCCTGGGAAGCGCTGGGCCAAATTACCGGTCGTGACCACCGTCATCTGGCGCTGAATAAAGAAGATGAAAAAATCCGCTTCCGCGATATTCAGGCACAGCCGCGTAAGATTATCTCCAGCCCAACCTGGTCGGGTCTGGAAGATGAACATGTTTCTTACAGTGCAGGCTACACCAACGTTCATGAGCTGATCCCGTGGCGCACCATCAGCGGCCGTCAGCAGCTGTATCAGGATCATGAATGGATGCGAGCCTTTGGTGAGAGCCTGCTGGTGTATCGCCCACCAATCGATACCCGTGCGGCTAAACCGTTACTTAACGCCAAACCGAATGGCTACCCGGAAAAAGCGCTGAACTTCCTGACACCGCATCAGAAGTGGGGCATTCACTCCACTTACAGCGATAACCTGCTGATGCTGACTCTGTCACGCGGTGGTCCGATTATTTGGATCAGCGAAGAGGATGCCAAATCGTTGGGTATTGAAGATAACGACTGGATTGAAGCCTTTAACAGCAATGGTTCACTTAGCGCCAGAGCGGTGGTGAGTCAGCGTATTCCATCGGGCATGACCATGATGTACCACGCTCAGGAACGCATTATTAACCTGCCGGGTTCAGAGATTACCGGTCAGCGGGCGGGTATTCATAACTCGGTCACGCGGGTGAGTCCAAAACCAACCCATATGATTGGTGGCTATGCCCAACTGGCATACGGCTTTAACTACTACGGTACCGTGGGTTCTAACCGTGATGAGTTTGTGGTGATTCGCAAAATGAAAAACATTAACTGGTTGGATGACGAAGGCCACGATCAGGTTCAACAGGATACCAAACGGGAGAAAGCCCAATGA
- the narI gene encoding respiratory nitrate reductase subunit gamma encodes MNYVNMFFFDIYPYMAGTIFLVGSWIRYDYGQYSWRAGSTQMLDKKGMLWASNLFHIGILGVFAGHFLGMLTPHWMYESFLPLEVKQKMAMIGGGTCGLLMLIGGVALLKRRLTNPRIRATTTTMDILVLTLLLVQVALGLLTIPFSAQHMDGSEMMKLVGWAQSVVTFHGGASAHLEGVALVFKIHLVLGMTLFVLFPFSRLVHIWSVPVEYLTRRYQLVRNRH; translated from the coding sequence ATGAATTACGTGAACATGTTCTTTTTTGATATTTATCCTTATATGGCAGGCACTATCTTTCTGGTAGGCAGTTGGATCCGTTATGACTATGGTCAGTACAGCTGGCGTGCCGGTTCTACCCAGATGCTGGATAAGAAAGGCATGCTGTGGGCATCGAACCTGTTCCATATTGGTATACTGGGGGTTTTTGCCGGTCACTTTCTCGGAATGTTAACACCGCACTGGATGTATGAATCATTTTTGCCGTTGGAAGTGAAACAGAAGATGGCGATGATTGGCGGTGGAACCTGCGGCTTGTTAATGCTGATTGGCGGCGTGGCATTGTTAAAGCGCCGTTTAACTAACCCACGGATTCGCGCTACCACCACTACCATGGATATTCTGGTGCTGACTCTGCTGTTGGTACAGGTAGCATTAGGTTTGCTGACTATCCCATTCTCTGCTCAACACATGGACGGCAGTGAAATGATGAAACTGGTGGGATGGGCGCAAAGCGTGGTGACTTTCCACGGTGGTGCATCAGCCCATCTGGAAGGGGTAGCGCTGGTGTTTAAGATCCATTTAGTTTTGGGTATGACACTGTTTGTATTGTTCCCGTTCAGTCGTCTGGTTCATATCTGGAGTGTTCCGGTGGAATATTTAACCCGTCGCTACCAATTAGTGAGGAATCGTCACTAA
- the narH gene encoding nitrate reductase subunit beta: MKIRSQVGMVLNLDKCIGCHTCSVTCKNVWTSREGIEYGWFNNVETRPGIGYPNDWEDQEKWKGGWIRKINGKLVPRMGGKVGLLAKIFANPHLPQLDEYYEPFDYDYQHLQTAKEGKAQPVARPRSLITGQRMDKIEGSANWGELLGGEFEKRAKDQNFENMQKEMYGQFENTFMMYLPRLCEHCLNPACSATCPSGAIYKREEDGIVLIDQDKCRGWRMCVTGCPYKKIYFNWKSGKSEKCTFCYPRIESGQPTVCSETCVGRIRYLGVLLYDADMIEKAASVEDEKDLYQSQLDVFLDPNDPKVIEQALKDGIPLSVIEAAQQSPVYKMAVDWKLALPLHPEYRTLPMVWYVPPLSPIQSVADAGYLPHTGILPDVESLRIPVEYLANLLTAGDTKPVLLALKRMMAMRHYKRAETVEGQKDLRALEEVGLTEAQAQEMYRYLAIANYEDRFVIPSSHREMAREAFPEAKGCGFSFGDGCHGSDSKFNLFNTKRIASIDVTAKTPKDVGGQE, encoded by the coding sequence ATGAAAATTCGTTCACAAGTCGGGATGGTGCTGAATCTGGACAAGTGTATCGGCTGCCATACCTGTTCAGTAACCTGTAAAAACGTCTGGACCAGCCGGGAAGGCATTGAGTATGGCTGGTTTAATAACGTAGAAACTCGCCCGGGAATTGGTTATCCCAACGACTGGGAAGATCAAGAGAAGTGGAAAGGCGGCTGGATCCGTAAAATCAACGGCAAGCTGGTGCCGCGCATGGGGGGAAAAGTGGGCCTGTTAGCCAAAATATTTGCTAACCCCCATCTGCCTCAGTTAGATGAATATTACGAGCCGTTTGACTATGACTACCAGCATTTGCAAACCGCCAAAGAGGGCAAAGCACAGCCGGTTGCCCGTCCACGTTCGCTGATCACCGGTCAGCGCATGGATAAAATTGAAGGGAGTGCCAACTGGGGCGAACTGCTGGGCGGTGAGTTTGAAAAACGCGCCAAAGATCAGAACTTTGAAAATATGCAGAAGGAGATGTACGGCCAGTTCGAAAATACCTTCATGATGTATTTACCTCGGCTGTGCGAACACTGTCTGAACCCTGCCTGTAGCGCAACCTGTCCGAGCGGTGCAATTTATAAGCGCGAGGAAGACGGCATTGTACTGATCGATCAGGATAAATGCCGGGGCTGGCGCATGTGCGTTACCGGCTGTCCGTACAAAAAAATCTACTTTAACTGGAAGAGCGGTAAGTCAGAGAAATGTACCTTCTGCTACCCGCGTATTGAGAGCGGTCAGCCAACGGTCTGTTCCGAAACCTGCGTAGGGCGTATTCGCTACCTTGGCGTGCTGCTGTATGACGCGGATATGATCGAAAAAGCGGCATCGGTAGAAGACGAAAAAGATCTGTATCAAAGCCAGTTGGATGTGTTCCTCGATCCTAACGATCCAAAAGTGATAGAGCAGGCGCTGAAAGATGGCATTCCTTTAAGCGTGATTGAAGCTGCTCAACAGTCACCGGTATATAAAATGGCGGTGGACTGGAAACTGGCTCTGCCGCTGCATCCGGAATACCGTACCTTACCCATGGTGTGGTATGTACCGCCGTTGTCGCCAATTCAGTCAGTTGCCGATGCTGGCTACCTGCCGCACACCGGCATCTTACCGGATGTTGAAAGCCTGCGTATTCCGGTGGAATATCTGGCAAACCTGCTGACTGCCGGTGATACCAAGCCAGTGCTGCTGGCGCTGAAGCGCATGATGGCAATGCGCCACTATAAGCGCGCCGAAACCGTAGAAGGCCAAAAAGATCTGCGGGCACTGGAAGAAGTTGGGCTGACAGAGGCTCAGGCGCAGGAAATGTATCGTTATCTGGCGATTGCTAACTACGAAGATCGATTTGTGATCCCATCCAGCCACCGTGAAATGGCGCGTGAAGCCTTCCCGGAAGCCAAAGGCTGCGGTTTCAGCTTTGGCGATGGTTGTCACGGTAGCGACAGCAAATTCAATTTGTTTAATACCAAACGTATTGCTTCGATTGACGTGACGGCGAAAACGCCAAAAGACGTGGGAGGACAGGAGTAA